The following coding sequences are from one Mesorhizobium onobrychidis window:
- the odc2 gene encoding ornithine/lysine decarboxylase has translation MATQRILDFLATRRPNGPCLVVDLDVVRDNFRAFEKALPDSKIYYAVKANPAPEILRLLAAMGSSFDTASVAEVEMAMDAGAPADRISFGNTIKKERDIQRAYQLGIRLFAVDCVEEVEKIARVAPGARVFCRVLTDGEGAEWPLSRKFGCVPAMAVDVLRHARTLGLDAYGVSFHVGSQQTDLTAWDRALGDAKKVFASLAEEGIVLKMVNMGGGFPTRYLRDVPVAQAYGQAIFSALRKHFGNAIPETIIEPGRGMVGNAGVIKSEVVLISKKADNDNVRWVFLDIGKFGGLAETMDEAIRYPIVTAHDGTETAPCVLAGPTCDSADVMYEKTPYPLPLSLTIGDEVLIEGTGAYTTTYASVAFNGFEPLRSYVI, from the coding sequence ATGGCTACCCAGCGCATCCTTGACTTCCTCGCCACCCGACGTCCGAACGGCCCATGCCTCGTCGTCGATCTCGATGTCGTGCGCGACAATTTCCGCGCCTTCGAGAAGGCGCTTCCCGATTCCAAAATCTACTATGCGGTGAAAGCAAATCCGGCGCCGGAAATCCTGCGCCTCCTTGCTGCGATGGGCTCGTCCTTCGACACCGCTTCCGTTGCCGAAGTCGAGATGGCGATGGACGCCGGTGCGCCGGCGGACCGCATCTCCTTCGGCAACACCATCAAGAAGGAGCGCGACATCCAGCGCGCCTATCAGCTCGGCATCCGGCTGTTCGCGGTGGACTGCGTCGAGGAGGTCGAGAAGATCGCCCGCGTTGCACCCGGCGCCCGTGTGTTCTGCCGCGTGCTGACCGACGGCGAAGGCGCCGAATGGCCGCTGTCGCGCAAGTTCGGCTGCGTGCCGGCGATGGCGGTCGACGTGCTGCGCCATGCCAGGACCCTAGGGCTCGACGCCTATGGCGTGTCGTTCCATGTCGGCTCGCAGCAGACCGACCTGACCGCCTGGGACCGCGCGCTCGGCGATGCCAAAAAGGTGTTCGCGTCGCTCGCCGAGGAAGGCATCGTGCTCAAGATGGTCAATATGGGCGGCGGCTTCCCGACCCGTTACCTCAGGGATGTGCCGGTGGCACAGGCCTATGGCCAGGCGATCTTCTCGGCGCTGCGCAAGCATTTTGGCAACGCGATTCCCGAGACGATCATCGAACCGGGCCGTGGCATGGTCGGCAATGCCGGCGTCATCAAGTCGGAAGTCGTGCTGATCTCGAAGAAGGCCGACAACGACAATGTGCGCTGGGTCTTCCTCGACATCGGCAAGTTCGGCGGTCTCGCCGAGACGATGGACGAGGCGATCCGCTACCCGATCGTGACCGCGCATGACGGCACCGAGACCGCTCCGTGCGTGCTCGCCGGCCCGACCTGCGATTCGGCCGACGTGATGTACGAGAAGACGCCGTATCCGCTGCCCCTGTCGCTGACCATCGGCGACGAGGTGCTGATCGAGGGCACCGGCGCCTACACGACGACCTACGCTTCGGTCGCCTTCAACGGCTTCGAGCCTCTCCGATCCTACGTGATCTGA
- a CDS encoding IS630 family transposase (programmed frameshift): MGKPYSMDLRTRVVASVEQEGLSRRQAAERYGVGISTVIRWVRRLRETNKLTPGKMGGHRPKKIAGEHREWLLRRCRAAEFTLRGLVAELGDHGLKVDYRSVWEFVHAEKLSHKKTLIASEQDRPDVARRRAQWVKYQDRIDPSRLVFIDETWTKTNMAPLRGWAPRGERIKAKVPHGHWKTMTFLAALRHDRVDAPWLIDGPINGERFQLYVDAVLVPTLKPGDIVIMDNLGSHKGKAVRRAIRSAGARLFLLPKYSPDLNPIEKFFAKLKHWLRKAAKRTVETVCDAIGQILGTVTSTECRNYFIEAGYAPT, translated from the exons ATGGGCAAGCCTTACTCGATGGATCTTCGCACGCGGGTGGTAGCGTCGGTTGAGCAGGAGGGCCTGTCGCGACGTCAGGCGGCAGAGCGCTACGGGGTTGGAATCAGCACGGTCATCCGATGGGTGCGCCGCTTGCGCGAGACGAACAAGCTGACACCCGGCAAGATGGGTGGGCACAGACCGAAGAAGATTGCCGGAGAGCATCGGGAGTGGCTGCTGCGGCGCTGCCGGGCGGCGGAGTTCACACTGCGCGGTCTTGTGGCCGAGCTTGGCGATCACGGCCTGAAGGTCGATTACCGCTCGGTGTGGGAGTTCGTTCACGCCGAGAAGCTCAGTCAC AAAAAGACGCTGATCGCCAGTGAGCAGGATCGCCCGGATGTGGCGCGCCGGCGGGCACAGTGGGTAAAGTATCAGGACCGCATCGATCCTTCCCGCCTGGTGTTCATCGACGAGACCTGGACCAAGACCAATATGGCGCCGCTCAGAGGATGGGCGCCGCGCGGCGAGAGGATCAAGGCCAAGGTGCCGCACGGTCATTGGAAGACCATGACCTTCTTGGCGGCACTGCGCCACGACCGTGTCGATGCACCATGGCTGATCGACGGACCGATCAACGGCGAGCGTTTCCAGCTCTATGTCGATGCGGTTCTCGTCCCAACCCTCAAGCCCGGTGACATCGTCATCATGGACAATCTCGGTTCGCACAAGGGCAAGGCCGTGCGCCGTGCCATCCGCTCGGCCGGCGCCAGGCTGTTCTTGCTGCCCAAATACTCCCCCGACCTCAACCCTATTGAGAAATTCTTCGCCAAGCTCAAGCATTGGCTGCGCAAGGCTGCCAAGCGAACGGTCGAGACCGTCTGTGACGCCATCGGCCAAATCCTCGGCACTGTCACTTCAACCGAATGCAGAAATTACTTCATCGAGGCCGGCTATGCGCCAACCTAA
- a CDS encoding amidase → MTGTRGPLNAFLDLDDVPVSNAQSGPLAGLRLAVKDIYDVAGYRTGCGNPQKYQEASPALATAPAVQALLDSGARFVGKTQTDELAFSLMGLNAHFASPVNSAAPDRITGGSSSGSAAAVAGGLADIATGSDTGGSIRAPASFCGLIGLRVTHGRISLVGTMPLAPSLDTFGWFAKDMATYDKVGAVLLGNDLHRHELQRPLALDALDGLVLGPREADEYRGLVRHVSSVIGAPRVIAPLSHSTDDLYWCFRKLQGYEAWQNNGAWISQGDRMLGPGVKDRFEHGATIDAATAQRETERRVSFRLELADLLGEDGVLVLPTVPGAAPLKADSFDDLQTYRERALRLLCLSGLSGFPQITLPLGHVDGAPFGLSLLGPENSDRQLMALAARILSGHQRSA, encoded by the coding sequence ATGACAGGCACTCGCGGCCCCCTGAACGCTTTTCTCGACCTTGACGATGTCCCTGTATCCAATGCGCAATCCGGCCCGCTTGCCGGCCTGCGGCTGGCCGTCAAGGATATTTACGACGTGGCCGGCTACCGCACCGGCTGCGGCAATCCGCAGAAATACCAGGAGGCTTCCCCCGCCTTGGCGACAGCGCCGGCCGTCCAGGCGCTGCTTGATTCGGGCGCGCGCTTCGTCGGCAAGACGCAGACCGATGAACTGGCCTTCTCCCTGATGGGGCTGAACGCGCATTTTGCGTCGCCGGTCAATTCGGCAGCACCGGACCGCATCACCGGCGGCTCGTCCTCCGGTTCCGCCGCCGCGGTCGCCGGCGGGCTGGCCGACATCGCCACCGGATCCGACACCGGCGGCTCGATCCGAGCCCCGGCAAGCTTTTGCGGTCTGATCGGCCTCAGGGTCACGCATGGCCGCATCTCGCTCGTTGGCACCATGCCGCTGGCCCCGTCCCTCGATACGTTCGGGTGGTTTGCCAAGGATATGGCGACCTATGACAAGGTCGGCGCGGTGCTGCTCGGCAATGATCTGCATCGCCACGAATTGCAGCGTCCGCTCGCCCTGGATGCGCTGGACGGGCTCGTGCTCGGCCCGCGGGAAGCCGATGAATATCGCGGCCTGGTCCGCCATGTCTCTTCGGTGATAGGCGCGCCGCGGGTCATTGCGCCGCTCTCGCATTCCACCGACGATCTCTACTGGTGCTTCCGCAAGCTGCAGGGGTACGAGGCCTGGCAAAATAATGGTGCCTGGATCTCGCAGGGTGACCGGATGCTCGGTCCCGGCGTCAAGGACCGCTTCGAGCATGGCGCGACCATCGACGCGGCAACCGCACAACGTGAAACGGAACGTCGCGTTTCGTTTCGTCTTGAACTTGCCGACCTGCTTGGCGAGGACGGCGTCCTTGTGCTGCCGACCGTTCCGGGTGCCGCCCCGCTCAAGGCTGATTCCTTCGACGATTTGCAGACCTATCGCGAACGCGCGCTGAGACTGCTGTGTCTTTCCGGTCTGTCGGGCTTTCCGCAGATCACCCTGCCGCTGGGCCATGTCGACGGCGCCCCTTTCGGCCTCTCGCTGCTCGGACCTGAGAACAGCGACCGGCAGCTAATGGCGCTTGCCGCGCGCATCCTTTCAGGCCACCAAAGGAGCGCATGA
- a CDS encoding LysR family transcriptional regulator: MDTLTRMRAFIDVVEAEGFSAAARKIGRSKALLSKYVRELEDELGALLLNRTTRQFSLTEAGHTYYRRASEIVREVDSLADAVRESSGDVRGRIKLSAPRTFADAPIGQSLIDFAKQHPDIVLDIHLDDRFVDLVEEGFDLAVRISRLENSSLIARRLAPFSVRLCASPELIVKHGMPVRPQDLGRVPCIIDTNGRWLTNWPFKGDSGDTVTVSVSGPIEVNSPMAARAAAVAGLGFSILPDFIAAPDIESGRLVTALDDRILPGGGIFAVYPHRRYLPAKVRVFVDFLVQWFKTIDNA; the protein is encoded by the coding sequence ATGGACACGCTGACCCGCATGCGCGCCTTCATCGACGTGGTCGAGGCCGAAGGTTTTTCGGCAGCAGCGCGCAAGATCGGCCGCTCCAAGGCGCTGCTGTCGAAATATGTGCGCGAGTTGGAGGACGAGCTCGGCGCGTTGCTGCTCAACCGCACCACCAGGCAGTTCTCCCTAACCGAGGCCGGCCACACCTATTACCGTCGCGCCTCGGAAATCGTCCGCGAGGTCGACAGCCTGGCCGATGCGGTGCGCGAATCCTCCGGCGACGTGCGCGGCAGGATCAAACTTTCAGCACCGCGCACTTTTGCTGACGCACCGATCGGCCAATCGCTGATCGACTTCGCCAAGCAGCATCCCGACATCGTGCTCGACATTCATCTCGACGACCGCTTCGTCGATCTGGTCGAGGAAGGTTTCGATCTCGCTGTGCGCATTTCGCGGCTGGAGAACTCCTCGCTGATCGCGAGGCGTCTGGCGCCGTTTTCGGTGCGGCTCTGCGCATCGCCCGAACTGATCGTAAAGCACGGCATGCCGGTGCGGCCGCAGGACCTTGGCCGCGTGCCCTGCATCATCGACACCAATGGCCGCTGGCTGACCAACTGGCCGTTCAAGGGCGACAGCGGCGACACGGTAACCGTTTCGGTCTCCGGTCCGATTGAGGTCAACAGCCCGATGGCGGCAAGGGCCGCCGCCGTGGCGGGATTGGGATTTTCCATCCTGCCGGATTTCATCGCCGCGCCCGATATCGAAAGTGGCCGGCTGGTCACCGCGCTGGATGACCGCATCCTGCCGGGTGGCGGCATCTTTGCGGTCTATCCGCACCGACGCTATTTGCCTGCGAAAGTTCGCGTCTTTGTCGATTTCCTGGTGCAGTGGTTCAAGACGATTGACAATGCTTGA
- a CDS encoding MFS transporter, with product MIDDEPDSERVSALAPFRHGIFRAVWSASLVSNFGGLIQGVGAAWMMTTIATSSYQVALVQASTTLPIMLFALVAGAIADSFNRRKVMLIAQIFMLVISVLLTVFTYLGLMTPWTLLAFAFLINSGTALYNPSWQASVGDMVPRAKLPAAVALNSLGFNLTRSVGPAIGGIIVAAAGAAAAFAANALSYVGLLIVLARWKPDLPASTLPRETLGAAMGAGLRYVAMSPNIGKVLVRGAAFGFSAGAVLALLPLVARDVVKGDALTYGIMLGAFGVGAVGGALISVRLRQILSSETMVRMAFAGFALCAFNAAVSDHAWQTSLGLFIGGACWVIALSHFNVTVQMSTPRWVVGRVLSVYQTATFGGIALGSWIWGVVADAHGAEFALIAAAVAMLAGAAVGLLLPLPQQAVLNLDPLNRFKEPHLALDLKLRSGPIAIMIEYIIREEDVPEFLATMAERGRIRRRDGARNWTLARDLENPAIWIEHYHTPTWLEYIRHNKRATHADAVIGERVRALHSGDEPPRVRRMIERPTTAGTAIVMPKGPIEH from the coding sequence ATGATCGACGACGAGCCGGACAGCGAACGCGTCTCGGCGCTGGCGCCGTTCCGGCACGGCATTTTCCGCGCCGTATGGTCCGCCAGTCTGGTTTCGAATTTCGGTGGCTTGATCCAGGGCGTCGGCGCTGCCTGGATGATGACCACGATCGCCACCTCGTCCTATCAGGTTGCGCTGGTCCAGGCCTCGACCACCTTGCCGATCATGCTGTTTGCGCTCGTTGCCGGTGCGATCGCCGACAGCTTTAATCGGCGCAAGGTCATGCTGATTGCCCAGATCTTCATGCTGGTCATCTCGGTTCTGTTGACCGTGTTCACCTATCTTGGCTTGATGACGCCGTGGACGCTGCTCGCCTTCGCCTTCCTGATCAACAGCGGCACGGCGCTTTACAACCCGTCATGGCAGGCTTCTGTCGGTGACATGGTGCCGCGCGCCAAGCTGCCTGCGGCCGTCGCGCTCAACTCCTTGGGCTTCAACCTGACGCGCAGCGTCGGCCCGGCGATCGGCGGCATCATCGTTGCCGCCGCAGGTGCTGCAGCGGCTTTTGCCGCCAACGCTTTGAGTTATGTCGGGCTCCTCATCGTGCTTGCCCGCTGGAAGCCGGACCTGCCAGCCTCGACACTGCCGCGCGAGACGCTGGGCGCGGCGATGGGCGCCGGCCTGCGCTACGTCGCCATGTCGCCCAATATCGGCAAGGTGCTGGTCAGGGGTGCGGCTTTTGGCTTCAGCGCCGGCGCGGTTCTGGCGCTGCTGCCGCTGGTGGCGCGCGATGTCGTCAAGGGCGATGCCTTGACCTACGGCATCATGCTCGGTGCTTTCGGTGTCGGTGCCGTCGGCGGCGCGCTGATCAGCGTCCGGCTGAGGCAGATCCTGTCCAGCGAGACGATGGTGCGCATGGCATTCGCCGGCTTCGCGCTCTGCGCCTTCAATGCCGCCGTCAGCGACCACGCCTGGCAGACGTCGCTCGGGCTGTTCATCGGCGGCGCCTGCTGGGTGATCGCGCTGTCGCATTTCAACGTCACCGTGCAGATGTCGACGCCGCGCTGGGTGGTCGGCCGGGTGCTCTCGGTCTATCAGACGGCGACCTTCGGCGGCATCGCGCTCGGCAGCTGGATTTGGGGTGTCGTCGCCGATGCGCATGGCGCCGAATTCGCGCTGATCGCGGCCGCTGTCGCGATGCTGGCGGGCGCCGCGGTTGGCCTGTTGTTGCCGTTGCCGCAGCAGGCGGTGCTCAACCTCGATCCGCTGAACCGTTTCAAGGAGCCGCATCTTGCGCTCGACCTAAAACTGCGCAGCGGCCCCATCGCCATCATGATCGAGTACATCATTCGCGAGGAGGACGTGCCGGAATTCCTAGCCACCATGGCTGAACGCGGCCGCATCCGCCGCCGTGACGGCGCCCGCAACTGGACGCTGGCGCGCGATCTCGAAAATCCGGCAATATGGATCGAGCACTATCACACGCCGACATGGCTCGAATACATCCGCCACAACAAGCGGGCCACCCATGCCGACGCTGTTATCGGCGAGCGCGTACGGGCGCTGCACAGCGGCGACGAGCCGCCACGCGTCCGTCGCATGATCGAACGCCCGACAACCGCCGGAACGGCGATCGTCATGCCGAAAGGACCGATCGAGCATTAG
- a CDS encoding GNAT family N-acetyltransferase: MEIVDFIVEGAAQRSISPSRGETACAFVITAETAADVSAREALLDRAMGPKRRKKSSEKLRRGRRPSEGLTFVARDASGAVAGTVRLWDVVLGEGGRAALLLGPLAVDPAIKNTGIGSALMRHAIAEAARLGHAAILLVGDAPYYQRFGFSAEKTGSLAMPGPYERHRLLALELVEGALAGAQGTLKAAGRKLKAQRLPLAA, translated from the coding sequence ATGGAAATTGTGGATTTCATTGTTGAAGGCGCTGCGCAGCGGTCGATCTCCCCCTCGAGGGGGGAGACTGCTTGCGCCTTCGTCATCACCGCCGAAACCGCTGCTGACGTTTCGGCGCGCGAGGCTTTGCTCGATCGCGCCATGGGGCCGAAGCGCCGGAAAAAATCATCGGAAAAGCTGCGGCGCGGCCGCCGGCCTTCGGAAGGCCTGACCTTTGTCGCGCGCGATGCATCGGGTGCTGTCGCCGGCACCGTGCGGCTATGGGATGTCGTGCTGGGCGAGGGCGGTCGGGCAGCCCTTCTGCTTGGCCCGCTCGCCGTCGATCCCGCAATCAAGAATACCGGCATCGGCTCGGCGCTGATGCGCCATGCGATCGCTGAAGCCGCGCGCCTCGGCCATGCGGCGATCCTCCTGGTCGGCGATGCGCCCTATTACCAGCGCTTCGGGTTTTCGGCCGAAAAAACCGGCTCGCTTGCGATGCCGGGCCCTTATGAGCGGCACCGCCTGCTGGCGCTGGAACTGGTGGAAGGCGCACTCGCCGGCGCCCAGGGCACGCTGAAGGCGGCAGGGCGCAAACTGAAGGCACAGCGACTGCCGCTCGCGGCCTGA
- a CDS encoding nickel/cobalt transporter, which produces MTKPSLRLAFGLLAVALVMTHFLGAAHAQSSLGIGTNDGIAPTTGPFAHILMWINLRQQEFYRALAGAMKAMREDGSKLWLLIGLSFAYGIFHAAGPGHGKAVISSYMVANEVALKRGIMLSFVSALLQALTAILVMMLAYFVLRGTTISMTDAAWFLEVMSFVFVTLFGAWLLWRKAGPAILRLFGANPAYSLSAAHAGHLQTGHSHSAHAHSAHSHALHAHGHDGHNHDHGAHDHRHDHGGHDHHHHAAGEVCETCGHSHAPDPALLSGDRFDWRTAWSAVAAVGIRPCSGALIVLSFAMLNGLWFGGILSVLAMALGTAITVSILATLAVTAKNWAVYFAGDGRMGNRIHSIVEIGGAAFVFLFGLLLLSASLTAGG; this is translated from the coding sequence GTGACGAAACCGTCCCTGCGTTTGGCCTTCGGCCTTTTGGCCGTCGCCCTTGTGATGACGCACTTCCTCGGCGCCGCCCACGCCCAGAGCTCGCTCGGCATCGGCACCAATGACGGGATAGCTCCAACCACCGGCCCGTTCGCCCATATCCTGATGTGGATCAACCTGCGCCAGCAGGAATTCTACCGCGCGCTTGCCGGCGCGATGAAGGCGATGCGCGAGGACGGCAGCAAGCTGTGGCTGCTTATCGGCCTGTCCTTCGCCTATGGCATCTTCCATGCTGCCGGCCCCGGTCACGGCAAGGCGGTGATCTCGTCCTACATGGTGGCGAACGAAGTCGCGCTCAAGCGCGGCATCATGCTGTCGTTCGTCTCGGCCCTGCTGCAGGCGCTGACGGCGATCCTCGTGATGATGCTCGCCTACTTCGTCCTGCGCGGCACCACCATATCGATGACCGATGCGGCCTGGTTCCTCGAAGTCATGAGTTTTGTCTTCGTCACCCTGTTCGGCGCCTGGCTTTTGTGGCGCAAGGCCGGCCCCGCTATCCTTCGTCTGTTCGGCGCGAACCCTGCCTACAGCCTGTCGGCGGCCCATGCCGGCCATTTGCAAACAGGCCACTCACATTCCGCACATGCTCATTCGGCGCATTCCCATGCGCTTCACGCACATGGCCACGATGGACACAACCATGATCATGGCGCACACGACCATCGCCATGACCATGGCGGGCACGATCATCATCACCATGCGGCGGGCGAAGTCTGCGAGACGTGTGGACATTCACACGCGCCAGACCCGGCGCTGCTTTCCGGCGACCGTTTCGACTGGCGCACCGCCTGGTCGGCGGTGGCTGCCGTCGGTATCCGGCCCTGCTCGGGCGCGCTGATCGTGCTGAGCTTTGCCATGCTCAACGGGCTGTGGTTCGGCGGCATCCTGTCGGTGCTGGCGATGGCGCTCGGCACCGCGATCACGGTCTCGATCCTGGCGACGCTGGCGGTGACGGCCAAGAACTGGGCAGTCTATTTCGCCGGTGACGGCCGCATGGGCAACCGCATCCACTCGATCGTCGAGATCGGCGGCGCAGCCTTCGTCTTCCTGTTCGGGTTGCTGTTGTTGTCGGCCAGCCTGACGGCTGGCGGATGA
- a CDS encoding ArsR/SmtB family transcription factor, protein MAKHDLDLSLLFHALADPTRRSILTRLAETPARVTDLAGPTGLRLPTVMRHLSVLEEAGLITTSKDGRIRTCAIVPKALDPVRTWLDEQRAIWEARLDRLDAFVMNVMKESEE, encoded by the coding sequence ATGGCTAAGCATGATCTTGATCTCTCGCTGCTCTTCCACGCGCTCGCTGATCCGACCCGCCGGTCGATCCTGACCCGGCTCGCCGAAACACCTGCGCGGGTAACGGATCTGGCTGGGCCCACGGGACTGCGGCTGCCCACGGTGATGCGGCACCTTTCCGTGCTGGAGGAGGCAGGGTTGATCACCACGTCCAAGGACGGGCGGATACGCACCTGCGCCATCGTGCCCAAGGCCCTGGATCCGGTGCGGACATGGCTCGATGAACAGCGGGCCATCTGGGAGGCTCGGCTCGACCGGTTGGATGCATTTGTGATGAACGTGATGAAGGAAAGCGAAGAATGA
- a CDS encoding DUF1007 family protein encodes MHLKRQAIMMASAMAATFATVGPANVHPHVFAEARLEVILSPDHQSVKALRHVWRFDDLFSSTVMMEFDKNSDLKLDDTELKAVADTVHASLAEFNYFQLVTVDGKDEAMSPPPQLMANFDNDQLIILFESEPKAPTRLAGKIDIGVYDPTFYTAIDFTEDANLQVAGLPSTCTSKVVRPNPDEAIAANQKTLTDAFFNDPTGTDMSKIFATKLELNCRPEG; translated from the coding sequence ATGCACCTGAAACGGCAAGCAATCATGATGGCTTCGGCCATGGCGGCGACATTTGCCACGGTCGGGCCAGCAAATGTGCATCCCCATGTCTTCGCCGAGGCTCGCCTCGAAGTGATCCTCAGCCCGGATCACCAAAGTGTGAAGGCCTTGCGCCATGTCTGGCGCTTCGACGATTTGTTTTCGAGCACGGTGATGATGGAGTTCGACAAGAATTCCGACCTGAAGCTCGATGACACGGAGCTGAAGGCAGTCGCCGACACCGTCCATGCTTCGCTGGCGGAGTTCAATTACTTCCAGCTCGTCACCGTCGACGGCAAGGATGAGGCGATGAGCCCGCCGCCGCAGCTGATGGCGAATTTTGACAACGACCAGCTCATCATCCTGTTCGAATCCGAACCTAAGGCGCCGACCAGGCTGGCCGGCAAGATCGATATCGGCGTCTATGACCCGACCTTCTACACGGCGATCGATTTCACCGAGGATGCCAATCTGCAGGTCGCCGGCTTGCCGTCGACATGCACGAGCAAGGTCGTTCGTCCGAACCCCGACGAGGCGATCGCCGCGAACCAGAAGACCCTGACGGACGCCTTCTTCAACGATCCGACAGGCACCGATATGAGCAAGATCTTTGCGACCAAGCTTGAACTGAACTGTCGGCCAGAAGGATAA
- a CDS encoding SCP2 sterol-binding domain-containing protein, whose amino-acid sequence MSVQEIADKISARVASAGFDRSVKFDTGGDGVIVIDGADVSTTDAPADCTIKLSLDDLESLISGDLNPTMAFMSGKIKVEGDMSVAMALSQLIG is encoded by the coding sequence ATGAGCGTTCAGGAAATTGCCGACAAGATCAGCGCGCGCGTGGCGAGTGCCGGGTTCGATCGTTCCGTGAAATTCGATACCGGCGGCGACGGTGTCATCGTCATCGACGGCGCTGATGTCTCGACCACCGACGCGCCGGCCGACTGCACCATAAAGCTTTCGCTCGACGATCTGGAGTCGCTGATATCAGGCGATCTCAACCCGACCATGGCGTTCATGTCCGGCAAGATAAAGGTCGAAGGCGACATGAGCGTCGCCATGGCGCTGAGCCAGTTGATCGGCTGA
- the denD gene encoding D-erythronate dehydrogenase, which produces MRVLITGAAGMVGRKLIARLATDGTLSGRKIAALELHDIVPPQAPALEGVGVTIHTGDLAAASAMERLVASRPDVIFHLAGVVSGEAEANFDLGYRVNLDGTRALFDAIRLAGFAPRVVFTSSIAVFGAPFPDVIPDEFHPTPLTSYGTQKLMGEALLADYTRRGFFDGVGIRLPTICVRPGKPNKAASGFFSGIIREPLSGQEAILPVPRSVVHTHASPRSAVNFLIHAAGIDGSAVGPRRNLTMPGVAVTVGEQIEALERVAGAKAVKLIREEPDDTIWAIVKGWPTRFEARRSRELGFAAETSFDDIIRAHIEDELGGRIAS; this is translated from the coding sequence ATGCGTGTTTTGATTACCGGCGCGGCAGGCATGGTCGGCCGCAAGCTCATCGCCCGGCTGGCGACGGACGGAACGCTCAGCGGCCGGAAGATCGCCGCGCTCGAGCTTCACGATATCGTGCCGCCGCAGGCGCCGGCGCTGGAAGGCGTCGGCGTCACCATCCATACAGGCGATCTCGCCGCGGCGAGCGCGATGGAACGGCTGGTCGCGTCGCGCCCCGACGTGATCTTCCATCTCGCCGGCGTCGTGTCGGGCGAGGCGGAAGCCAATTTCGATCTCGGCTATCGCGTCAATCTCGACGGCACAAGGGCGCTGTTCGATGCCATAAGGCTGGCGGGGTTTGCGCCGCGCGTCGTCTTCACCTCGTCGATCGCCGTTTTCGGCGCACCGTTTCCGGACGTCATCCCCGACGAATTCCACCCGACGCCATTGACCTCCTACGGCACGCAGAAGCTGATGGGCGAAGCGTTGCTCGCCGATTATACGCGGCGCGGCTTCTTCGACGGCGTCGGCATCAGGCTGCCGACCATCTGCGTCAGGCCCGGAAAGCCGAACAAGGCGGCCTCGGGCTTCTTCTCCGGCATCATCCGCGAGCCGTTGAGCGGCCAGGAAGCAATATTGCCGGTGCCGCGCTCTGTCGTGCACACCCACGCCAGCCCGCGCTCCGCGGTGAATTTTTTGATCCACGCAGCAGGGATCGACGGCAGCGCCGTCGGGCCGCGCCGCAATCTGACGATGCCCGGGGTCGCCGTCACCGTCGGCGAGCAGATCGAGGCCTTGGAACGCGTTGCCGGCGCCAAGGCGGTGAAACTGATCCGCGAGGAGCCCGACGATACGATCTGGGCGATCGTCAAGGGCTGGCCGACACGCTTCGAGGCGCGGCGGTCGAGGGAGCTTGGCTTTGCCGCCGAAACCAGCTTCGACGACATCATCCGCGCCCATATCGAGGACGAGCTGGGCGGCAGAATCGCAAGCTAG